ACCATGCGGGAGACACAAATAAGGTCCTTAGTAAATATGTCAAGCTTTTTTCTTTGATGTTGGTTATACACAAGTTACTGATAAGAAAATCAAAATTATCATTCCTCTTTTTCATTGAGTGGTTgttaacaaaagaaaaaaaaaaaaaaaaaaaaaaaaaaaaaaagacaagtgCACTTACATAGCTGATCAAAACTGAATCATTGTATCCTTTCAATCCCTTTTAGTTATaagtaaaaatttaatatataatctAAACAATTACTGCTAATCAACCATCTAAAATACCCTACAAAAATGATCATGTCATGTTTATTTCTGAAGTGTTATACCCTTCATTCTTAACCACTAAACGAAAGTTCTTTAACAAACTATTAATCTCATCAAACCTAAAATTATTCGTTTCACCAGCACCAAAAACATGAGTATCATTATTCACCTCAATCCAACTAAAACCATGCACCTTTTTAACTCCTCTATCTTTCATCAAACTTCTAGTTTTATCAACGCCTTCCCATTTCCCTGCATCCGCCTGCACATtcgataacaacatataataccccGAATTCTCCGGGTCCATTTCAAAAAGATGCGAACACGCCAACTCAGCAAGTTCAACGTTCCCATGGACCCTACACGCACCTAACAATGTCCCCCAAACGCCAGCATCAGGTTCAATAGGCATAGACTTTATAATATCAACCGCTTCATTTAATCTACCAGCTCGTCCAAATAAATCAATCATACACGCATAATGCTCCATTCGAGGGGCAATATTATAATCATTTATCATAGATTTAAAATAATTATAACCTTCATCAACCAAACCTGCGTGATCACACGCAGATATTATTGCAAGAAATGAAACATGATCAGGATCGAATCCCGAACCTTTCATTTGTTCAAACAAAGAAAGACATTCGTGATAACGACCATGGTTTCCATAAGCGGAAATAATACTATTCCATGACACTTCACTTTTCtctttcattaagttgaaaacgtTAATCGCAGATTCTAACTTTCCACATTTAGCATACATGTCTAATAACGCGCTCTCCGCATAAAGATCCGTTTTCAACGCACCTCGGATCATGAACCCATGGATCGCTTTCCCATGCCCGAGTAACGACAAGTTCGAGAATGCGGAAAGAGCAGCCGATATGCTTACGGAGTCGTATTTACATCCTTTCGCACCCATTTCACGAAAAAAGTCAACCGCTTTCTCGGGTTGACCGTTTTGGCAACAGCTAGTAATCATTGAATTCCAACAAACAGAATCTTTTTCCGGCATTTTATCGAACACTTGGTGTGCTAAATCAAGCCTTCCACATTTAGCATACATATCTGTTACTGCGGTCCCCACATGACATCGTCCTTCGAACCCATTTTTAAGAATCTGACCATGCAACTCTTTGCCCAATTTTAAGGCAGACAAACCCGCACAAGCAGGTAAAGAACTCGAAAGTGTAACTGCATTCGGTCTCATTTTCTGTATAAGCAACCATCTAAAAATATCCAAGGCATCGGAGTTTAACGCGTTAAGCACATATCCAGATATCATAGCCGTGCATATGACGATATCAACGTCAGTACTACATTTAAAAACATTGTGTGCCATATCCACTTGCCTACACTTAAAGTACATATCAATAAGCGCGTTTTTAAGGTATTCGTCCAAATGTACATCGTGTCTTAAGATATAACAATGAATTTCTTTACCTAAGTTTATACATGCTGACTCAGATATACACGGTAAAAAGCTTGCTAGAGTGACGGTATCTGGTTTGGTTCCAACTGATATCATCTCACGAAGCAAATCTAAAGCTTCATTCATAAGTCCATTTTGCACATG
This window of the Rutidosis leptorrhynchoides isolate AG116_Rl617_1_P2 chromosome 7, CSIRO_AGI_Rlap_v1, whole genome shotgun sequence genome carries:
- the LOC139858668 gene encoding pentatricopeptide repeat-containing protein At4g21300-like; amino-acid sequence: MYGEHIFFSFNRKYSQAASSIITNTPIAFHPYTKDELTSKLASVLQSCSNHNPNPQVIQHAQQIHSQIVVNGINHVGLLGSRLLQMYILCGKLNDAKTMFHQLDLFFASPWNWMIRGFTMMGCFDSAILVYFKMLGYGTCPDKYTFPYVIKACARLKAIDLGRYIHCNMIRVMGFDVDVYVGSSLIKLYAENGCIDDARHLFDKMPQRDDVLWNVILNGYLKVGNYEHVMLLFNEMRSSDIRPGPVTYACVLSACASDANLKLGIQVHGGIIKCGLVTDPHVVNTLIGVYAKSKKLFYARELFNDVQEVSSVTWNVIIGGHVQNGLMNEALDLLREMISVGTKPDTVTLASFLPCISESACINLGKEIHCYILRHDVHLDEYLKNALIDMYFKCRQVDMAHNVFKCSTDVDIVICTAMISGYVLNALNSDALDIFRWLLIQKMRPNAVTLSSSLPACAGLSALKLGKELHGQILKNGFEGRCHVGTAVTDMYAKCGRLDLAHQVFDKMPEKDSVCWNSMITSCCQNGQPEKAVDFFREMGAKGCKYDSVSISAALSAFSNLSLLGHGKAIHGFMIRGALKTDLYAESALLDMYAKCGKLESAINVFNLMKEKSEVSWNSIISAYGNHGRYHECLSLFEQMKGSGFDPDHVSFLAIISACDHAGLVDEGYNYFKSMINDYNIAPRMEHYACMIDLFGRAGRLNEAVDIIKSMPIEPDAGVWGTLLGACRVHGNVELAELACSHLFEMDPENSGYYMLLSNVQADAGKWEGVDKTRSLMKDRGVKKVHGFSWIEVNNDTHVFGAGETNNFRFDEINSLLKNFRLVVKNEGYNTSEINMT